The Dendropsophus ebraccatus isolate aDenEbr1 chromosome 10, aDenEbr1.pat, whole genome shotgun sequence genome has a segment encoding these proteins:
- the GPR21 gene encoding probable G-protein coupled receptor 21 encodes MTAPFYPKLLPRAFSPLFLTWQEIGTALFFSEVKGSPHCRRSTAGVTVGFAEGRHRRRHDSDIFGDLKMNSSLEGTNSSSLFCLLGVGSHEAIPVCLLEVGIIIFLTVLIISGNLIVIFVFHCAPLLNHHTTSYFIQTMAYADLLVGVSCLVPSFTLLHSTDLLPEQIVCKMFGYVVSVLKSVSMTSLACISIDRYIAITKPLTYNTLVTACRLRFCILLLWIYSCAIFLPSFLGWGKPGYHGDVFQSCADSWPTSAYFTSFIVVMLYAPAATTVCFTYFNIFRICQQHNKEINDRRVRFSTTDSEPSQGQPSPEKRYATVLFRITSVFYILWLPYIIYFLLESSRVYSNKTASFLTTWLAISNSFCNCVIYSMSNSVFQKGLKRLSGAICASCSRRGEGPDGTGTAPKRPTADDNP; translated from the coding sequence ATGACTGCACCTTTTTATCCCAAGCTCCTTCCCCGAGCTTTTTCTCCTCTCTTTCTAACATGGCAGGAAATTGGCACAGCGTTGTTCTTCAGTGAAGTTAAAGGCAGTCCACACTGCAGACGCAGCACAGCTGGAGTCACCGTGGGGTTCGCTGAAGGACGGCACAGACGCAGGCATGATTCTGATATCTTCGGAGATCTAAAGATGAACTCTTCCCTTGAAGGAACTAACAGTAGCAGTCTTTTTTGCCTTTTGGGTGTGGGGTCTCATGAAGCCATTCCTGTTTGCCTCCTGGAAGTGGGGATCATCATCTTTTTGACTGTTCTCATCATCTCCGGCAATTTGATAGTCATTTTCGTCTTCCACTGTGCTCCCCTACTGAACCATCACACCACTAGTTACTTCATTCAGACCATGGCCTATGCCGACCTCTTGGTTGGAGTCAGCTGCTTGGTACCATCCTTTACTCTGCTTCATAGCACCGACCTCCTTCCAGAACAGATCGTATGTAAAATGTTTGGCTATGTTGTGTCCGTCCTGAAGAGTGTCTCCATGACATCATTGGCTTGCATCAGCATCGACCGCTACATTGCCATAACCAAACCACTCACGTACAACACATTAGTCACCGCCTGTAGGCTACGTTTTTGCATCCTCTTGCTCTGGATCTACTCGTGTGCTATCTTCCTGCCATCGTTCTTGGGATGGGGAAAACCCGGATACCACGGAGATGTATTTCAGTCGTGTGCGGACTCCTGGCCCACCAGCGCCTACTTCACTTCTTTCATTGTGGTGATGTTATATGCCCCGGCGGCTACGACTGTTTGTTTCACGTACTTCAATATTTTCCGCATCTGCCAGCAGCACAACAAGGAGATAAACGATAGACGCGTCCGTTTCAGCACCACCGACAGCGAACCCTCCCAGGGACAGCCCAGTCCGGAGAAGCGCTACGCAACCGTTCTTTTCCGCATTACCAGTGTCTTCTACATCCTCTGGTTGCCCTATATCATCTACTTCCTCCTGGAGAGCTCCAGGGTCTATTCCAATAAGACTGCCTCCTTTCTCACAACCTGGTTGGCCATCAGCAACAGTTTCTGCAACTGCGTCATCTACAGCATGTCTAACAGTGTTTTCCAGAAAGGTCTCAAGCGTCTTTCTGGGGCCATTTGTGCTTCTTGTTCCAGGCGAGGCGAAGGTCCCGATGGTACAGGTACTGCGCCTAAGAGACCCACGGCTGATGACAATCCTTAA